The following DNA comes from Triticum dicoccoides isolate Atlit2015 ecotype Zavitan unplaced genomic scaffold, WEW_v2.0 scaffold198865, whole genome shotgun sequence.
CATCTCACAGTTGCTAAGGCACATGAGAAGAATAAATGTAGCATTTTATCATTCTTATCACCGTGCGGCTCCAAATAACTTGGTTGTAATGTGTTGCATTAGTAATGCAATGGTGAATAGTTGGTATTATGCAATGAAATAAAAAAAAATCTTTGAGATATGTGATGTCTTTGTTCATGTTACATTCATTGGGATGTAATTTGTGGTGCCTTACATTTTTTCACTTTTGATGAAAGCCAGGGGTGGatatgggccttgggcccttatgcCCACGACCCTAGGTGTAGCCAAAAAGGTCAAGTAACAATGATCCAATCGTCCAAGGGAAGTTCATGGAGAAACCCCTAAATTAAGGACTATGCAACGATTTTGCATGCCAAACAAACAACATTTGATGACAAAGTACCACAGGAAACACAAGCAAAATGGACAGATGCTTAGAACATTTGTTTCACTACATGCATGAGAGCTGCACATCATTAAATTATAAGGGGAAAAAGTGGCAAAGAGCGAAGTTTGGTTTTGATCGGACCCTCTAGTTTCCTTTAAAAAAAATCACGCGAGATGTCTTGGACGAGACACATGAGCTGAGCCCCACTCCCTCACTCTTTAATTTGGCAGCACATTATGCACATACCTTCCCTCCTCTACTTCTTCCCTCACCAACACTCCATGCATCCTGCCTCTTCTTAGTTCACCAGCAGCACACATGTATGCCTTCTCTCCTTGGCCTTCCTCATTGACACTCCATCCTTTCCTTCTCTCTTTTCATTCTTCCGGTCCCTTATCTACATATAGATAGATATTCACCCGAGGCAGCTTCCATCCACATGGGCATGAAGGACGACGGGTTGCATCTTTTACCTTCGACGAGTGCGTGACAACACAACAGCAGCCGCAAGCAAGTGCAAGTCTCTGCAACATGTCGTATTATCGTCGTTCGTATTGGTCAGGTGCGCTACGCCAGAGCATATGTATATATTCTTCCATCAAATCAATCCCATCTCCATGTGTGCAGTCCAGCCTGCAGCGTGATCCCATGCATCTCtttccactaattagtaattacacCCTTTTCTAAAACATACACTTCAGACTATGTTGAAGAATATCATAGGGCACGAAGGCTAGAGCAAGAAAATTCCCGACTGTCCAACGAGAAGCGTGAACTGGAGAGGCAACTGGCGGAAAAGACGAGGACTGCTCAGGTGTCCTCGACTCAGGTCTTGACACTGGGGCACAAGGTGCGAGAGCTGGAGCGCCAAAACATCGGACTGTCCGGTGAGCTGTCCAAGCAAACGGAGGACACCCGGAAGGCGGGCCTGCTCTTCATGAATGCTGCCGATAGGTACCAAGAGGAAGCTAAGAAGCAAATTAGGGCAAAGGCAGAGGAACTGGAGAACACGAGGAAGGCAGGTCTGATGCTAATGAACACCGCTGATACATACCAAGAAGCGGCAATGAAGCAAATTAAGGAGAAGTCGGGGGAGCTGGAGGATGCGAGGAAGGCGGTTTTGGCGCTCATGAAAGCAGCAGATGCGTACCAGGAAGAAGCGAAGAAGAAAATTAAGGATAAGGTGCAGGAGCTGAAGGTCATGGGGGCACAGAAGGTAGAGCTGGATGCGagggtagaatctttggagtctaggCTCAAGGCAGCTCTAGCAAAAAACTTGGAGTTGGAGGATGATTATGGTAAGGTGAAGGCTGAAAATGATAACCTTCGGTTAGAGGTTGAGAAAGATGCATCTGCAAAGGCATttgatgctgagaaggaagaaatcttgacggaattggaGGACCTTAAGATGAAGGTGGAGGTAACTCAAGCCAACAAGGATTTGATGGAGGGTGAAAATGATAAACTTCAATTGAACGCTTTCACAGGAATATAGCTTGCTGGAAAGCATGAGCTGAGATGCTCAACATGCAATTAGGTACCTTGCCTCAGGGGAAGCATGTAGAAATCATGAGATAATAAGGATGCCTCAAGCGGAAACTTCCGAGCCATCAAGCATTTGGTGAAGGCAAGCTCTGGTTATCGGAGGTTTTGGTAGCAGAGCATAGTCATAAATTCTTTCAGAAGCTGAGGTTGAGAGGCTTAAGAAGAATATTTAGCCCGTATTGTTACCATGAGAACATTCATCACATCTTCTTTTTAGTAGAAAAATACTAAAAGAAATTGGTGTTTGAAATGGGCTTACATTTGATAACTAAACAATAATCGTGAGTTTgcttatcaatatacaccgagcacGTTTATCTATATTATTTGATATATGCATGGTTCTCCGAGTCATGTAACATGAACACAAACATATATTATACCCTTTTTATGTGTTGCATATTCAGCATACATACGTGTTCTGTAGCTTGTTTTCTCGAAGAAAAATACCTGCCTGTAGCAACATATATGAAGTGGTGATGGTAGACAGATGGAATAGAGCATAAAGGGAACTATTTGCTTAATGATTTAAAATATGTTACTAGATGTTTTTTCGGGCATAGAGAGAAAGAAACGAGAAAAACCGTAAAAAATGTGCTCGGTTTTTTCGAGCATAAAGGACAGGAAGAGGAGCAGGCATTGCTGATCGCAATCCTGGACTCGCTCACCGTACATGTACGTCCGAGCACACCGTCCTTCGAGCACGTCCTGCTCAACGAGAAGCGATCCAATGCTCATCGAAGAAGCAGGCCAGTCACTAAGACACGGCTTGGTTCCTGGACTCCGGCATCAGCAACCACATGTGTGGGCGGTGCTAATTCTTCTCCGAGCTGGACACGAGCGTATGCGGCTTCGTCAAGCTCGGCGACTCTGGCTGGACATAAAACTCAGGCTTTTCGGCTCGGCCCGAGCTTTCTTGGGGTCGCCCCGAGTTTGACTCGGCCCACAGTTGATATGGAGCGAGCCGAGCTATCTTTGCTAGACCAAAAATAGTGCAGGCCGAGCGTGGCTCGGCTCGGTCTGGCCCGAAAGCTCGTCTTTTCTTTGGTAGCTTTAATTTCTGTCAAACCCACTGTTTTGGTTATCGCGTTTACCACTACCCCACGGAAAACACTCATACCGTGCAAAAAAAAAATTGAGTTCtttttaaattttgaattcaaacggTGACCTTACTGTTAAATTTACAGCATCTCGTATGTAGCAGCATAGCTTGTTATGGCCTAGCTTGTTACCACCACCTTTCTGGAGCAGCGGCTCGCGGGTTCGAGTATTCCCCCTCGCATATTTATCTCCTTTTTAGAATGCAAaagtaaaaaactaaaaaaattgtgAAATTGTGGGAGCTGCAGGGAGTCGAACTCGAGATCTGTGAGAGCAGCCGCGATAGGTGCGTGTGAACAGCAAATACGCTAGGGTAAGTTTAGCGACTTCAAAGAAGGACTTAAACTTTATCTATATGGACTTTGAAATATTCTAATTCAAAATTTGATTTTTAAATTTCATCCGAATTTTTACGGTACTTCGTGGTTACCGTGGTAACCGTGAATTTTGGGGCTCCCTGAGAAAAAAGTCCGGCTTGGGATCCAAAACCAATagtgtcatcctcagccacctgggGCGCACGAGATGCTCCCATGCATCCAGCCACCACTCAACACTAGCTTTGCCTGGGTTCTGCTCCGCCCCGGCCGCTCCTCGCAGGTCATGATCTGCCTCGCCGCCCCACATATGTCGTCTCCGCCGTTGTCGGGGAAGAcggccccacctgtctgtgacccaCCATGGCGAGGCTCGCGAGCTGCACCGAGCTTTTCGAAAGCTCGGGCCGAGCTCCGTTTCATGGCTCCACGGCAATGTCAAGCTGGCTCGGGGCTCGGCAACTTTGCCCGAGCTTTTTGCAGGCTCGCCCCGAGCCGGACCGAGTTGGCTCGTGTCCAGGCAGGTCGACGACGACACGTCCGTGGAGATTGAGGGGTGTGGCACGATCCTGTTCACATGCCGGAGGGGGGGAACAACTCATGCTGTCAGAGGTGTACTTCATACCCTGCCTCTGCAGTAGCATCGAGTCGCTCGGACAACTATACGAGATCGGGTTGGACACACGCATCCTGCGCGGGTGGCTCCAACTGCGCGACGCTGACGGTCGCCTGGTCACCCGCGTGCCTCCTGCAGGTGATTGCATCAGCTGGAACACAACACGCCGGACACACGCGAGGATAACAGGTCTGCCTCGGCTAAGGCAGCATGCTCACCCACCCCTCCAGAAACTCCGTCCACGCCACCTCCCTTGACAATCTCTTCGATGCGACCTACATGGTTGATCCGGCATACAGCGACGTGTGCCTCTTCTCTGCCGACGAACCAGCAAGCTTTGCAGAGGCGGAGAAGGACAAGGAGTGGCGCGCCGCTATGATGGAAGAGATGACGAGCATTGAGACGAACAAGACCTCACGGCTCACGTAGAATCACTGTAATGAACAGGCTAGTGCTCCAGTTTAGAACATGACTACAAAGAGAATGTTTCAGTAAAATTGGAATTACAAATTTACAATTCAAAAGGAGCACCAGCACATCCTTGTTTCTATATTCATAGACTCCAACCTCCCACACAGAATCGTTGAAAAGAAAACCATAAAATGTATTGTTGCTGCTGCTacatcttcactcttcttttgttcTTCTCAAGACATCAAAATGCACACTGGTCATCTTAGACATAGATAAAAAACCCTTCTATTCTTCTCAAGCTTCTCTGCATCCTTCCTAGCGATAAATCACTATTGTGCACGTTCATCCCGGACCCTTGCCCGGGTTTGATAAACTCTTTGTTCATTAGTATTGCAATTATTCACTAGGTCACTCAGAAAGTACCAGCAGACTGCGCTTTGTGGAGACTCCAGAACGACACCATCCACCGGGCGAAGGCAAGGTGTGGACCTCCTAGTGCTCATGCCAAAGACCATGCCTTCATTCCTACCTCTCCCACAGATGCAGTACACACAATTACCCTGGAGTCCGGAACACCTTCGGCATACAGCAACaccaaattgttcctaccaacaaacacTGAGTATCCACCCAAGTCGGCAACAACGTCCCAACATGGCTGGCGCCGGGGATCATACCTCAGAGCAAATATTTCATCCTGTGCCATACGGCGTCGACCGCATCCTTGGAGCTGCAAAGTAACTGTGTTGGCTTCATTCCTCCAGGTTTGATACAGCTGACACTTGCAGAACACCAGATTCTTGGCACTAGTAAAATTTGAGGCCTGGATGTATGGCGGGGACAAACTGGTGCCGGCGTCCAATGGTAGGTTGCCCACAGACAACAACAGTCGCTCAACTATGGCTGATGAATTTAGGTCTGGTCAGTTCCCATGCATTTGGATGATCCGCTTGTTATGCCATTGCCATGCATGATGTGCTGATGTGTGGCCCTCGAGAATGATAAGTTCCCGACGGCGATGTTGTGGCAGGTGGAGCACGTGTATGTCCCAAACCGAGTGAGGCAATAGACCATACCATTTCCATGTTAGAGTAGGTCGACGAGCTGGTCTCCAGCGACAAGGTGGACATGGTCTAGGACGGCCCATCTCCTGGCCCCCGCAGTCACATAGGCGAGCTTGTAGATGTTGTTAGATGATATGGTTTGAACTTGATGTAATCTCAACCATCTTCTATCTCTATTCCCTCTCGTAAGCTATCTAGTTCTCTCTTCTCTGTACGCAGCTATATCCTAGCAATCGGCCTTCCCTTGTACGCCGCGAACAGGTGCTTTCCCATCGCACATAAATAAACACCACGCGGCTCCTTATGAAGAGTAGGAACGCTTCCAACCTAATATGGTATAAAGAGCCAACCACTTCCCAAACTAACTATCGATCAATCTACCTCCATCGCCATGTCTTTCACTTCGACCACCATCGTCCTCAACCTCGGTGCTCCGCCGTCCAAGAAGTTGACTAGGGGAAACTTTCTTCTATGGAAGCTCAAGTAATGCCCGGCCTACGAGGAGCGCATGTCACAAGGTTGCTCAATGGAGTATAAAAAATAATCAAATGTCAAAGAAATATGAGGCATATAACTAGCTAACATATAGGGAAGGTGAACTATCAATGTGCAAAGTAACTTGGGGCGAATGACCAATGTATCGCATGGTAGGGGTTTGCGTATCATGTAGGCAAG
Coding sequences within:
- the LOC119345015 gene encoding trichoplein keratin filament-binding protein-like, with amino-acid sequence MNSVQKALVSEKVEGNKLKLKIEELQNYIAEKDGENGKLKVALEEKKSEIDALSKDKEQLHLTVAKIFTRGSFHPHGHEGRRVASFTFDECVTTQQQPQASASLCNMSYYRRSYWSDYVEEYHRARRLEQENSRLSNEKRELERQLAEKTRTAQVSSTQVLTLGHKVRELERQNIGLSGELSKQTEDTRKAGLLFMNAADRYQEEAKKQIRAKAEELENTRKAGLMLMNTADTYQEAAMKQIKEKSGELEDARKAVLALMKAADAYQEEAKKKIKDKVQELKVMGAQKVELDARVESLESRLKAALAKNLELEDDYGKVKAENDNLRLEVEKDASAKAFDAEKEEILTELEDLKMKVEVTQANKDLMEGENDKLQLNAFTGI